In Tachysurus fulvidraco isolate hzauxx_2018 chromosome 1, HZAU_PFXX_2.0, whole genome shotgun sequence, a single window of DNA contains:
- the pdcd4b gene encoding programmed cell death protein 4b isoform X1, with protein MMAADCETWLNTNPVESEELSDSYQSGNEERGLVSGANDEISGNWVPAPTGTVHEARLKAKAKRRLRKNSSRDSGRGDSLSENGDASRSAAPPSSPKGKVLDRRSRLGKGRGLPKKGGAGGKGVWGTPGEVYDEEQVDVRDPNYDEDQENCVYETVVPPLDDDNFTQTVTPIVQEYFEHGDTNEVAELLGELNLGSLCSEVPFLAVSLALEAKASQRELTSFLLSRLCGRVLSRSDIEASFHKLLKELPELVLDTPTAPQLVGQFIARAVADQILSKSYIDGYKGRVDCEHARAALDRAAVLLKMNKESGLKIDNLWGSGGGQRPVNQLIKEVNLLLKEYVLSGDTAEAERCLRELEVPHFHHEFVYEAIVMVLESKGDTALQAILKLLKSLFDSTVITLDQMRRGYERVYMDIADINIDVPCAYAVLEHFVDKSFGVGVIDKKLRDLCPCRGRKRFVSEGDGGLLKPDTY; from the exons ATGATGGCAGCCGATTGTGAGACCTGGCTGAACACCAATCCCGTGG aatCGGAAGAACTGAGCGACTCGTATCAGTCGGGGAACGAGGAGCGCGGACTCGTCTCTGGAGCCAACGATGAAATCAGCGGAAACTGGGTTCCTGCACCAACCGGGACGGTGCACGAGGCTCGGCTGAAGGCCAAGGCCAAGCGGCGCCTACGCAAGAACTCGTCCAGAGACTCGGGCCGGGGAGATTCGCTGAGCGAGAACGGAGACGCCTCTCGCTCCGCTGCACCCCCCTCCAGCCCCAAAGGCAAAGTGCTGGACCGCAGGTCACGCCTGGGCAAAGGGAGGGGCCTGCCAAAGAAAG gtggtgCTGGTGGTAAAGGTGTTTGGGGAACACCAGGAGAGGTGTACGATGAAGAGCAGGTCGACGTCCGGGACCCCAATTACGACGAAGATCAG GAGAACTGTGTGTACGAGACGGTGGTTCCGCCTCTGGACGACGACAACTTCACTCAGACCGTCACGCCCATTGTCCAGGAGTACTTTGAGCACGGAGACACCAACGAAGTAGCG GAGTTACTGGGGGAGTTGAATCTCGGCTCCTTGTGCAGCGAAGTCCCGTTCCTGGCCGTGTCGCTGGCGTTGGAGGCGAAGGCAAGTCAGAGAGAGCTCACGTCCTTCCTGCTGTCGCGTCTGTGCGGCCGAGTCCTCAGCCGTTCTGACATCGAAGCCTCCTTCCACAAGCTGCTGAAAGAGCTGCCCGAGCTGGTGCTGGACACCCCTACAGCACCGCAG CTGGTTGGTCAGTTCATTGCCAGAGCTGTAGCAGATCAGATTCTCTCCAAGAGCTACATTGACGGCTACAAAGGGAGAGTGGACTGCGAGCATGCCAG GGCCGCACTGGACCGCGCCGCCGTACTGCTGAAGATGAACAAGGAGTCAGGACTCAAGATCGACAACCTCTGGGGCTCGGGGGGAGGCCAGAGACCTGTCAATCAACTCATCAAAGAG GTGAACCTGCTGCTGAAGGAGTACGTGCTGTCGGGAGACACGGCCGAGGCCGAGCGCTGTTTAAGGGAGCTTGAGGTACCGCACTTCCATCACGAGTTTGTCTATGAG GCAATAGTGATGGTTTTGGAATCCAAAGGAGACACGGCCCTCCAAGCGATCCTGAAGCTGCTCAAATCTCTCTTCGACTCCACCGTCATCACCCTGGACCAAATGAGACGG GGTTATGAGAGGGTCTATATGGATATAGCAGACATCAACATCGACGTACCGTGCGCTTACGCCGTACTGGAGCACTTTGTGGACAAGAGTTTTGGGGTCGGAGTCATCGACAAGAAACTCCGTGACCTGTGTCCATGTCG AGGAAGGAAGAGGTTCGTCAGCGAAGGAGACGGCGGACTCCTCAAACCCGACACCTACTGA
- the pdcd4b gene encoding programmed cell death protein 4b isoform X2 yields MMAADCETWLNTNPVESEELSDSYQSGNEERGLVSGANDEISGNWVPAPTGTVHEARLKAKAKRRLRKNSSRDSGRGDSLSENGDASRSAAPPSSPKGKVLDRRSRLGKGRGLPKKGGAGGKGVWGTPGEVYDEEQVDVRDPNYDEDQELLGELNLGSLCSEVPFLAVSLALEAKASQRELTSFLLSRLCGRVLSRSDIEASFHKLLKELPELVLDTPTAPQLVGQFIARAVADQILSKSYIDGYKGRVDCEHARAALDRAAVLLKMNKESGLKIDNLWGSGGGQRPVNQLIKEVNLLLKEYVLSGDTAEAERCLRELEVPHFHHEFVYEAIVMVLESKGDTALQAILKLLKSLFDSTVITLDQMRRGYERVYMDIADINIDVPCAYAVLEHFVDKSFGVGVIDKKLRDLCPCRGRKRFVSEGDGGLLKPDTY; encoded by the exons ATGATGGCAGCCGATTGTGAGACCTGGCTGAACACCAATCCCGTGG aatCGGAAGAACTGAGCGACTCGTATCAGTCGGGGAACGAGGAGCGCGGACTCGTCTCTGGAGCCAACGATGAAATCAGCGGAAACTGGGTTCCTGCACCAACCGGGACGGTGCACGAGGCTCGGCTGAAGGCCAAGGCCAAGCGGCGCCTACGCAAGAACTCGTCCAGAGACTCGGGCCGGGGAGATTCGCTGAGCGAGAACGGAGACGCCTCTCGCTCCGCTGCACCCCCCTCCAGCCCCAAAGGCAAAGTGCTGGACCGCAGGTCACGCCTGGGCAAAGGGAGGGGCCTGCCAAAGAAAG gtggtgCTGGTGGTAAAGGTGTTTGGGGAACACCAGGAGAGGTGTACGATGAAGAGCAGGTCGACGTCCGGGACCCCAATTACGACGAAGATCAG GAGTTACTGGGGGAGTTGAATCTCGGCTCCTTGTGCAGCGAAGTCCCGTTCCTGGCCGTGTCGCTGGCGTTGGAGGCGAAGGCAAGTCAGAGAGAGCTCACGTCCTTCCTGCTGTCGCGTCTGTGCGGCCGAGTCCTCAGCCGTTCTGACATCGAAGCCTCCTTCCACAAGCTGCTGAAAGAGCTGCCCGAGCTGGTGCTGGACACCCCTACAGCACCGCAG CTGGTTGGTCAGTTCATTGCCAGAGCTGTAGCAGATCAGATTCTCTCCAAGAGCTACATTGACGGCTACAAAGGGAGAGTGGACTGCGAGCATGCCAG GGCCGCACTGGACCGCGCCGCCGTACTGCTGAAGATGAACAAGGAGTCAGGACTCAAGATCGACAACCTCTGGGGCTCGGGGGGAGGCCAGAGACCTGTCAATCAACTCATCAAAGAG GTGAACCTGCTGCTGAAGGAGTACGTGCTGTCGGGAGACACGGCCGAGGCCGAGCGCTGTTTAAGGGAGCTTGAGGTACCGCACTTCCATCACGAGTTTGTCTATGAG GCAATAGTGATGGTTTTGGAATCCAAAGGAGACACGGCCCTCCAAGCGATCCTGAAGCTGCTCAAATCTCTCTTCGACTCCACCGTCATCACCCTGGACCAAATGAGACGG GGTTATGAGAGGGTCTATATGGATATAGCAGACATCAACATCGACGTACCGTGCGCTTACGCCGTACTGGAGCACTTTGTGGACAAGAGTTTTGGGGTCGGAGTCATCGACAAGAAACTCCGTGACCTGTGTCCATGTCG AGGAAGGAAGAGGTTCGTCAGCGAAGGAGACGGCGGACTCCTCAAACCCGACACCTACTGA